A single region of the Arthrobacter sp. zg-Y20 genome encodes:
- a CDS encoding dihydrofolate reductase family protein, whose protein sequence is MPKVIYYVASSLDGFIATEDNSLDWLLQFGFEAFQAHYDRFIAGVGAVVMGGETYRWLRTEEPDNWSYRQPCWVLTSREESAPPQADVRFASGDVREVLAAARDAAGERDVWLVGGGNVAAQFADAGLLDELWVTYMPVALGTGRRLLPVDGPTPPMHLVATTQFNGGAAELRFAVG, encoded by the coding sequence ATGCCCAAGGTCATCTATTACGTCGCCTCGTCCCTGGATGGCTTCATCGCTACCGAGGACAACAGCCTGGACTGGCTGCTGCAGTTCGGTTTCGAAGCGTTCCAGGCGCACTATGACCGGTTCATTGCCGGCGTGGGGGCGGTGGTGATGGGCGGGGAAACCTACCGCTGGCTGCGCACGGAGGAACCGGACAACTGGTCCTACCGGCAGCCGTGCTGGGTGCTCACCAGCCGGGAAGAGTCCGCTCCCCCGCAGGCCGACGTGCGGTTCGCGTCCGGCGACGTGCGCGAGGTGCTTGCCGCAGCCCGGGATGCTGCCGGTGAACGCGACGTCTGGCTGGTGGGCGGCGGCAATGTGGCGGCCCAGTTTGCCGACGCCGGGCTGCTGGACGAACTGTGGGTGACCTACATGCCCGTTGCCCTGGGCACCGGCCGGCGGCTGCTGCCGGTGGACGGACCCACCCCGCCCATGCACCTGGTGGCCACCACCCAGTTCAACGGCGGAGCGGCCGAACTCCGCTTTGCCGTGGGCTAA
- a CDS encoding alpha/beta hydrolase, with the protein MLGRADGPVLLFAHGFGCDQGMWEGVLPRFTDEYKVVVFDHVGAGNSDAAAYSPAKYSSLNGYVDDVLELCEELDLQDVTFIGHSVSAMMAIAAAAAAPARLGRVILVAPSPSYMDHPEDGYEGGFSRADLDDLLESLDTNYLVWAANMAPVIMGNPETPALGAKLEGSFCRVNPTIARQFARVAFLSDVRHLLARVAVPALIMQASSDLLCPEHVGRYLRDGMPQSTLVQMKATGHLPHVSAPDETADIILDFLQQPK; encoded by the coding sequence GTGCTGGGACGCGCCGACGGCCCGGTACTGCTTTTCGCCCACGGATTCGGCTGCGACCAGGGCATGTGGGAGGGCGTTCTTCCCCGCTTCACGGATGAGTACAAAGTGGTTGTCTTCGACCACGTGGGCGCCGGCAATTCCGATGCCGCTGCTTACTCTCCGGCCAAGTACTCCAGCCTGAACGGCTATGTGGATGACGTCCTGGAACTGTGCGAGGAACTGGACCTGCAGGACGTCACGTTTATCGGCCACAGCGTAAGCGCCATGATGGCTATTGCTGCCGCCGCCGCAGCACCCGCACGGCTGGGCCGGGTCATTCTCGTGGCCCCGTCCCCCAGTTACATGGACCACCCGGAGGACGGCTATGAAGGCGGCTTCAGCCGGGCCGACCTCGATGATCTGCTGGAGTCCCTGGACACCAACTACCTGGTCTGGGCGGCAAACATGGCGCCGGTCATTATGGGCAACCCGGAAACTCCCGCCCTCGGCGCCAAGCTGGAGGGCAGCTTCTGCCGGGTGAACCCGACCATCGCCCGCCAGTTCGCCCGGGTGGCGTTCCTCTCCGACGTCCGCCACCTCCTGGCCCGGGTTGCCGTTCCGGCCCTGATCATGCAGGCCTCCTCGGACCTGCTCTGCCCCGAGCACGTAGGCCGGTACCTCCGTGACGGGATGCCGCAGAGCACCCTGGTGCAGATGAAGGCCACCGGGCACCTTCCCCACGTCAGCGCCCCCGACGAGACCGCAGACATCATCCTCGACTTCCTGCAGCAGCCAAAGTAG
- a CDS encoding ATP-binding protein, translating into MDRLFPLDYEELFNNAPAGHILTLEDGTVVSANAMVLKWIGKSIEELRGTSLLKLLPVGDRIVYTTHAMPQLGMNKAFAELAVDLMGPAGQRIPVLLSATRTPAAGDRPALDQIVAFYAHERRLYERDLISALRTAEDAESARAAAEASLTAQAVVLQEKDGVLQASLLESLRKESMLETILDTVRVGVVVIDEDGRRILTNSRQRLHERLAAPYFTKRPTEGEMLIFGPDRSTPVPLEQRPVQRAGRGQSFSDQLVWYGEGEEQKALSVSARSMKGDDDAFRGSVIAYSDVTGLVNAVAAKDDFVANVSHELRTPLTSIMGYLELALDEEDSIPSYVASSLKVAQRNSEKLLHLVSDLLSAAAGSTSVEQEVTDLSELIRSCITSAEPRAEINAVELIAQVPESLPAMVDPKRISQVLDNLLSNAVKYSPDGGRVTIRAWRTDAGATILQVADCGIGMTEAEQAEVFTKFFRSGTARRAQIPGVGLGLVITKRIVEEHGGTIAMESEAGKGTVFTVTLP; encoded by the coding sequence GTGGACCGGCTTTTCCCGCTCGACTACGAGGAACTGTTCAACAACGCACCCGCCGGGCACATCCTCACCCTGGAAGACGGCACCGTGGTGTCCGCCAACGCCATGGTGCTCAAATGGATCGGTAAATCCATTGAAGAGCTGCGCGGCACCAGCCTGCTGAAGCTGCTGCCGGTGGGTGACCGGATTGTCTACACCACCCATGCCATGCCCCAGCTGGGAATGAATAAGGCGTTCGCCGAACTCGCCGTCGACCTCATGGGACCCGCAGGCCAGCGCATTCCGGTGCTGCTTTCCGCCACCCGCACGCCGGCAGCCGGCGACCGGCCCGCCCTTGACCAGATTGTCGCGTTTTACGCGCACGAGCGCCGGTTGTACGAACGGGACCTGATCTCGGCGCTGCGCACGGCTGAGGACGCCGAGTCTGCCCGTGCTGCGGCGGAAGCGAGCCTCACCGCCCAGGCCGTGGTGCTGCAGGAAAAGGACGGGGTGCTGCAGGCTTCGCTGCTGGAGAGCCTGCGCAAGGAATCCATGCTGGAGACCATCCTGGACACGGTCCGGGTGGGTGTGGTGGTTATTGACGAGGACGGACGGCGGATCCTGACCAACTCGCGCCAGCGCCTGCATGAGCGTTTGGCCGCCCCCTACTTCACCAAGCGTCCCACCGAGGGCGAAATGCTGATTTTCGGCCCCGACCGCTCTACGCCGGTCCCGCTGGAGCAGCGTCCCGTGCAGCGCGCGGGCCGCGGACAGTCCTTCTCGGACCAGCTGGTCTGGTACGGCGAGGGCGAGGAGCAGAAGGCCCTGAGCGTATCTGCCCGGTCCATGAAGGGCGACGACGACGCGTTCCGGGGCTCGGTGATCGCCTACAGCGATGTCACCGGGCTGGTCAACGCCGTGGCCGCCAAGGACGACTTCGTGGCCAACGTTTCACACGAGCTGCGTACCCCGCTGACTTCGATCATGGGTTACCTGGAGCTGGCGCTGGACGAAGAAGATTCCATTCCGTCCTATGTGGCGTCCTCCCTTAAGGTCGCTCAGCGGAACTCGGAGAAGCTCCTGCATCTGGTTTCCGACCTGCTTTCCGCCGCTGCGGGGTCCACCAGCGTGGAGCAGGAAGTCACCGACCTTAGCGAACTGATCCGCTCCTGCATCACTTCCGCCGAGCCGCGGGCCGAGATCAACGCCGTCGAGCTGATCGCCCAGGTCCCGGAGTCCCTGCCGGCCATGGTGGATCCCAAACGCATCTCCCAGGTGCTGGACAACCTGCTCTCCAACGCGGTCAAGTACTCGCCCGACGGCGGCCGGGTGACGATCCGCGCCTGGCGCACTGACGCGGGTGCCACCATTTTGCAGGTGGCCGACTGCGGTATCGGCATGACTGAAGCCGAGCAGGCGGAGGTATTTACCAAGTTCTTCCGCTCCGGCACCGCCCGCCGCGCACAGATCCCCGGCGTGGGGCTGGGCCTGGTCATCACCAAGCGCATTGTGGAGGAGCACGGGGGCACCATCGCCATGGAGAGCGAAGCCGGCAAGGGAACTGTCTTTACGGTCACACTGCCCTGA
- a CDS encoding GtrA family protein has translation MATTNKVRVIARRLGSFSAVGAVAFVVDVSLFNILSSTLIQDSPILAKTISVLAATTVSWLGSRYITFRKLRTRSIRTESLLFGLTNLVGLFIATGCLYVSHYVLGYRSQFADNISGNIVGIALGNIFRYFAYRYVVFNGPSDHADASRPEPESAEPESTRAA, from the coding sequence ATGGCTACAACCAACAAGGTGCGCGTGATCGCCCGCCGCCTCGGCTCCTTCTCGGCTGTGGGAGCCGTGGCCTTCGTGGTGGATGTGAGCTTGTTCAACATCCTCTCCTCCACCCTGATCCAGGACAGCCCCATCCTGGCCAAGACCATTTCCGTCCTGGCAGCGACCACCGTCTCCTGGCTGGGCAGCCGTTACATCACTTTCCGCAAGCTGCGGACCCGCAGCATCCGCACCGAATCCCTGCTTTTCGGCCTGACGAACCTGGTGGGCCTGTTCATCGCCACCGGCTGCCTGTACGTCTCCCACTACGTCCTGGGCTACCGCAGCCAGTTCGCGGACAACATCTCCGGCAACATCGTGGGCATTGCCCTGGGCAACATCTTCCGGTACTTCGCCTACCGCTACGTGGTGTTCAACGGACCCAGCGACCACGCGGATGCTTCCCGGCCGGAGCCCGAAAGCGCGGAACCGGAAAGCACCCGCGCGGCCTAG
- a CDS encoding NAD-dependent succinate-semialdehyde dehydrogenase: MTAYKSVNPATGETLQEFPEATDAQISQAVTSAHEAYLAWRNEPVASRAKVVARVAELYRERADELAALIATEMGKPLTQAKGEVALSANIYEYYATEGPGFMADEQLAPKGGGTAVVRTLPVGPLLGIMPWNFPYYQVARFAGPNLVLGNTVLLKHANNCPQSALAMAQIFADAGVPEGAYINLFATNEQAADIIADPRIQGVSLTGSERAGAAVAEVAGRNLKKYVLELGGSDPFIVLDSPDLDATVKAAVAGRMNNAGQACNAAKRFIVMEDIYEEFVEKFTAGMAAMEPGDPLDPETRFGPLSSQAAADGLVEQIRNAVEQGATLRTGGGHIDGPGAYVQPTVLTDVTPDMRAFSEELFGPAAVIYKVASADEAVELANNSPFGLGGTVFSADEDKALEVADQLESGMVWINGTASTQPDLPFGGVKRSGVGRELGRYGMDEFVNKKLVRTPAKR; encoded by the coding sequence ATGACTGCTTACAAAAGCGTAAATCCCGCCACTGGAGAGACCCTCCAGGAATTCCCCGAAGCCACCGATGCTCAGATCAGCCAGGCCGTCACGTCCGCCCACGAGGCGTACCTCGCCTGGCGCAACGAACCGGTAGCGAGCCGGGCAAAGGTTGTTGCCCGGGTTGCCGAACTGTACCGGGAGCGCGCCGACGAACTGGCCGCACTCATTGCCACGGAAATGGGCAAGCCGCTGACCCAGGCGAAGGGCGAGGTAGCCCTCTCCGCGAACATCTACGAGTACTACGCCACCGAGGGCCCCGGCTTTATGGCCGACGAACAGCTGGCACCCAAGGGCGGCGGCACCGCCGTCGTCCGTACCCTGCCGGTCGGCCCCCTGCTGGGGATCATGCCCTGGAACTTCCCCTACTACCAGGTGGCCCGCTTCGCCGGCCCCAACCTGGTGCTGGGCAACACCGTGCTGCTCAAGCATGCCAACAACTGCCCGCAGTCCGCGCTGGCCATGGCACAGATCTTCGCCGACGCCGGCGTGCCCGAAGGTGCCTACATCAACCTGTTTGCCACCAATGAGCAGGCCGCGGACATCATCGCGGACCCGCGCATCCAGGGTGTATCCCTGACCGGCAGCGAACGGGCAGGCGCCGCCGTTGCCGAGGTGGCCGGCCGGAACCTGAAGAAGTACGTGCTGGAACTGGGCGGCAGCGATCCGTTCATTGTCCTGGACAGCCCGGACCTGGATGCCACCGTCAAGGCGGCCGTGGCCGGCCGCATGAACAACGCCGGGCAGGCCTGCAACGCCGCCAAGCGGTTCATTGTGATGGAGGACATCTACGAGGAGTTCGTGGAGAAGTTCACCGCAGGGATGGCGGCCATGGAACCCGGCGACCCGCTGGATCCGGAAACCCGGTTCGGCCCGCTTTCCTCGCAGGCCGCAGCGGACGGGCTGGTGGAACAGATCCGCAACGCCGTTGAGCAGGGGGCAACGCTGCGCACCGGCGGCGGACACATCGACGGCCCCGGCGCTTACGTGCAGCCCACCGTGCTCACCGACGTCACCCCGGACATGCGGGCCTTCTCCGAGGAGCTGTTCGGACCGGCCGCCGTCATCTACAAGGTGGCCAGCGCGGATGAGGCCGTGGAGCTGGCCAACAACTCACCGTTCGGCCTGGGCGGCACCGTCTTCAGCGCCGATGAGGACAAGGCACTGGAGGTGGCGGACCAGCTGGAAAGCGGCATGGTCTGGATCAACGGCACCGCCAGCACTCAGCCTGACCTGCCCTTCGGCGGCGTCAAGCGGTCCGGCGTCGGCCGCGAGCTGGGCCGCTACGGCATGGACGAGTTCGTCAACAAGAAGCTGGTCCGCACCCCGGCCAAGCGCTGA
- a CDS encoding trimeric intracellular cation channel family protein: protein MNLFDPAEVFDAVDLAGVLANGVLGGAVARQLRMDPVGFIVLALTSALGGGVLRDTLLQAGTPVALTNPAYLFTAIAGAFIAYAIELKGKWANRFLIVIDALALGCWAATGTAKALAVDLDWLPAILIGVATAVGGGMIRDIVVGRVPAIFGGNTLYATGALVAAAEMVVLYSLGMQNVGMGVAIGTCAVLCIMARRRGWRLPGPGEFTVKLPRRTRPAERQAAGWPRPTLRRPRLRPRPRPASGEGAAEGTGHKNPDQDDTGRE, encoded by the coding sequence GTGAACTTATTCGACCCGGCGGAGGTTTTCGACGCCGTTGACCTCGCCGGAGTGCTGGCCAACGGGGTGTTGGGCGGAGCCGTGGCACGACAGCTGCGGATGGACCCGGTGGGCTTCATTGTGCTGGCCCTTACCTCTGCCCTGGGCGGCGGTGTACTCCGCGATACCTTGCTGCAGGCCGGTACACCCGTGGCCCTGACCAACCCCGCCTACCTGTTCACGGCCATTGCCGGTGCTTTCATCGCGTACGCCATTGAACTCAAGGGCAAATGGGCCAACCGCTTCCTGATTGTGATCGACGCCCTCGCACTTGGCTGCTGGGCAGCAACCGGTACCGCCAAGGCCCTGGCCGTGGACCTGGACTGGCTGCCTGCCATCCTGATCGGCGTCGCGACGGCGGTGGGCGGCGGCATGATCCGCGACATTGTGGTGGGGCGCGTCCCGGCAATCTTCGGCGGCAACACCCTGTATGCCACCGGCGCGCTGGTGGCGGCCGCCGAAATGGTGGTCCTGTACAGCCTGGGAATGCAGAACGTGGGCATGGGCGTGGCCATCGGCACCTGCGCGGTCCTGTGCATCATGGCCCGGCGCCGCGGCTGGCGGCTGCCCGGCCCGGGCGAGTTCACCGTCAAGCTGCCCCGCCGCACCCGCCCGGCCGAGCGGCAGGCAGCAGGTTGGCCGCGGCCCACACTCCGGCGCCCCCGCCTGAGGCCACGGCCCCGCCCTGCATCCGGGGAAGGCGCCGCGGAAGGAACCGGGCACAAGAACCCGGACCAAGATGACACCGGACGCGAATAA
- a CDS encoding glucose 1-dehydrogenase codes for MQALTITPGQKDSLDLADLPEPEAAEGSVLVETLAVGLCATDREVIADEFGTAPEGRDYLVMGHENLGRVLEAPEGSGLAAGDLVVGIVRRPCAENCRACAAGEWDMCHTGNYTEHGIEALDGFARERWRGEPEDMVKLKPSLERVGVLLEPATILAKAWEQVDRIGSRAYFRPHVVAVTGAGPVGLLAALLGIQRGMEVHVFDLEEGGPKEALTKELGAVFHTESLAESGVSADITIECTGAPAVIREVLQNGAKNSVTCLTGVSEEGGEESLDLGALNLSLVMDNRVVFGTINANRRHYLKAAEALAKADTSWLDKIISRRVALADYEQAFEDRDGDIKVVLDLA; via the coding sequence ATGCAGGCATTGACCATTACCCCCGGGCAGAAGGATTCGCTGGACCTGGCGGACCTGCCGGAGCCGGAAGCGGCCGAAGGCAGCGTACTGGTGGAAACGCTTGCTGTGGGGCTGTGCGCCACGGACCGGGAAGTGATCGCGGACGAGTTCGGTACTGCTCCCGAGGGCCGGGACTACCTGGTGATGGGCCACGAGAACCTGGGCCGGGTGCTGGAAGCGCCGGAAGGCTCCGGGCTGGCCGCGGGGGACCTGGTGGTGGGGATTGTCCGCCGTCCCTGTGCGGAGAACTGCCGTGCCTGCGCTGCCGGTGAATGGGACATGTGCCATACCGGCAATTACACCGAGCACGGCATCGAAGCCCTGGACGGCTTTGCCCGCGAACGCTGGCGGGGTGAACCGGAGGACATGGTGAAGCTGAAGCCTTCCCTGGAACGCGTGGGCGTGCTGCTGGAACCGGCCACCATCCTCGCCAAGGCATGGGAACAGGTAGACAGGATTGGCAGCCGCGCCTATTTCCGCCCGCACGTGGTTGCCGTAACCGGTGCAGGACCGGTGGGCCTGCTGGCCGCGCTGCTGGGCATCCAGCGCGGAATGGAGGTGCATGTCTTCGACCTGGAAGAAGGCGGACCCAAGGAAGCCCTCACCAAGGAACTCGGTGCCGTATTCCACACCGAGTCCCTCGCCGAATCCGGCGTCAGTGCCGATATCACCATCGAGTGCACCGGTGCTCCCGCCGTGATTCGCGAGGTGTTGCAGAACGGCGCCAAAAACTCCGTCACCTGCCTGACCGGGGTCTCCGAGGAAGGCGGTGAAGAGTCCTTGGACCTGGGGGCGCTGAACCTGTCCCTGGTGATGGACAACCGGGTGGTTTTCGGAACCATCAACGCCAACCGCCGGCACTACCTCAAGGCGGCGGAGGCACTGGCCAAAGCCGACACATCATGGCTGGACAAGATAATTTCCCGCCGAGTTGCGCTGGCCGACTACGAGCAGGCCTTCGAAGACCGCGACGGCGACATCAAGGTGGTGCTGGACCTGGCCTGA